A window of the Gossypium arboreum isolate Shixiya-1 chromosome 2, ASM2569848v2, whole genome shotgun sequence genome harbors these coding sequences:
- the LOC108471230 gene encoding uncharacterized protein LOC108471230, with the protein MGFQSSVESKMLGLKLTSSKHKRSKSFPEKRRVEEDSLDGSLEASNRIKLDMRNLKDSVKTRNKQSPSPGTEVQQNSLKQEILQLEKRLQDQFEVRRALETALGYRTSSHDNSNETSVSITKPATELIKEIAVLELEVVYLEQYLLLLYRKAFDQQVSSISLSKRDERIKTPLDSPRGRFSKVSRPDDVSKVENLAVWSSYCENPREEPSVHRCHSSLSQHSVLSSRTSPLDKNLDRAIRACHSQPLSMTEYAQNASNIISLAEHLGTRISDHVPETPNKLSEDMIKCMAAIYCKLADPPLIQNGFSSPNSSMSSASAFSPPQQHDMWSPGFRNNSSFDVRLDSPFHVEGLKEFSGPYSTMVEVPWIFRDSQKLGDVEHLLLNFRSLICRLEEIDPMNLKHEEKLAFWINIHNSLVMHAFLAYGIPQNNVKRLFLLLRAAYNIGGHTISADTIQSSILGCRISRPGQWLRLLLSSKTKFKTGDEKQAYAIKQPEPLLYFALCTGNHSDPAIRAYTPKRVFQELETAKEEYIRATFGVRKDQKILLPKIIESFAKDSSLDSVGIIEMVEYALPQSLRRSIRKCQLGKSRKNIAWIPRNFTFRYLISKELLR; encoded by the exons ATGGGATTTCAGAGCAGTGTAGAAAGTAAAATGTTGGGATTGAAATTGACATCATCAAAGCACAAGCGATCAAAGAG CTTTCCAGAAAAGAGAAGAGTTGAAGAAGATAGCTTGGATGGTTCTCTTGAAGCATCAAATCGTATAAAGCTG GATATGAGGAACTTGAAGGACTCTGTCAAAACTCGGAATAAACAATCTCCTAGTCCCGGCACTGAGGTCCAACAAAACTCTTTGAAGCAAGAG ATTTTACAGCTTGAGAAACGGTTACAAGATCAATTTGAGGTTCGTCGTGCATTGGAAACAGCATTGGGTTATAGGACTTCCTCTCATGATAATAGCAATGAAACATCAGTGTCCATAACTAAG CCAGCTACCGAGTTAATCAAGGAAATTGCCGTGTTAGAACTGGAAGTTGTTTATTTAGAACAATACCTTCTCTTGTTGTATAGGAAAGCTTTTGATCAACAAGTGTCTTCTATATCACTGTCTAAACGGGATGAAAGGATAAAAACACCACTAGATTCCCCTAGAGGGAGGTTTTCAAAAGTTTCGAGACCTGATGATGTATCAAAAGTTGAAAATTTAGCTGTATGGTCCAGTTACTGTGAGAACCCACGCGAGGAGCCTAGTGTTCATCGCTGTCATTCCTCACTATCTCAACATTCGGTACTTTCGAGTAGAACTTCACCTCTGGACAAGAATTTGGATAGAGCTATACGTGCCTGCCATTCACAACCTTTGTCCATGACTGAG TACGCACAGAATGCATCAAATATAATTAGTCTGGCCGAACATCTTGGGACTCGTATTTCTGATCATGTTCCAGAGACACCAAACAAGCTTTCCGAGGATATGATAAAATGCATGGCTGCTATATATTGCAAGCTTGCAGACCCGCCTTTGATCCAAAACGGATTTTCATCTCCCAATTCATCCATGTCATCGGCCAGTGCATTTTCCCCACCACAACAACATGACATGTGGAGTCCTGGGTTCCGAAACAATTCATCTTTTGATGTACGGTTAGATAGCCCTTTTCACGTGGAAGGACTTAAAGAGTTTAGCGGACCGTATAGCACAATGGTCGAAGTGCCTTGGATTTTCAGAGATAGTCAAAAGCTGGGTGATGTTGAACACTTGCTACTAAATTTCAG GTCACTTATATGTCGACTCGAAGAAATCGATCCTATGAACTTGAAACACGAAGAGAAGCTGGCATTTTGGATAAACATACACAATTCATTAGTGATGCAT GCTTTTCTAGCTTACGGTATCCCGCAAAATAATGTGAAGAGACTCTTTCTACTACTAAGG GCTGCATATAACATAGGGGGTCACACCATCAGTGCAGATACAATACAGAGTTCTATCCTTGGATGCCGTATATCTCGTCCCGGACAG TGGCTTCGGTTATTACTCTCTTCAAAGACAAAGTTTAAAACCGGAGACGAGAAGCAAGCATATGCAATCAAACAACCCGAACCTCTTTTGTACTTCGCCCTCTGCACAGGAAATCATTCTGATCCTGCG ATTCGTGCTTACACGCCGAAGAGAGTATTTCAAGAGCTAGAAACAGCAAAAGAAGAGTACATTCGTGCTACGTTCGGTGTCCGTAAAGACCAGAAAATTTTGTTACCGAAGATCATAGAGTCATTCGCGAAGGATTCAAGTTTGGACTCGGTCGGCATCATCGAAATGGTCGAATACGCATTGCCCCAATCACTTCGTAGGAGCATTAGAAAATGTCAGCTAGGAAAATCACGTAAGAACATAGCATGGATTCCTCGGAACTTTACCTTTAGGTATCTAATATCTAAAGAATTACTAAGATGA
- the LOC108480989 gene encoding STS14 protein-like, with amino-acid sequence MAYALITILLLAIYHHTAQSAAPPPATTAPPSMLPPAARDFLQAHNQARAAVGVAPLKWSQQLANASSLIARYQRNKMGCQFANLTNHNYGANQLWGSGAAVTPLMAVETWVKEKDYYDYGTNTCAPNHKCGVYTQVVWKNSSDLGCSQATCKDQVTLTICFYNPPGNYIGEKPY; translated from the coding sequence ATGGCCTACGCCTTGATTACAATTCTACTCCTAGCCATTTACCACCACACGGCCCAAAGTGCAGCACCACCACCAGCAACCACAGCTCCACCATCAATGCTGCCACCAGCAGCCAGAGACTTCCTCCAAGCCCACAACCAAGCAAGAGCTGCAGTAGGTGTCGCACCTCTCAAATGGAGCCAACAACTAGCCAATGCTTCAAGTCTCATCGCAAGGTACCAAAGGAACAAAATGGGTTGTCAGTTCGCAAACCTGACAAACCACAATTACGGAGCAAACCAGTTATGGGGTAGCGGAGCCGCCGTGACGCCGCTCATGGCGGTGGAAACTTGGGTAAAAGAGAAAGATTATTATGATTATGGGACTAATACTTGTGCACCGAATCATAAATGTGGTGTTTATACACAAGTTGTTTGGAAGAATTCTTCGGATTTGGGTTGCTCACAAGCTACATGCAAGGATCAAGTTACTTTAACTATTTGTTTTTATAATCCTCCTGGTAATTATATAGGTGAGAAACCATACTAG